The window GGAATCCGCGATCGCTCTCCAGGATAGATGAAGCCAAACAAAATCAGATGGCTGAACAACACTCGCCACTGGGAACCGAAGCGCTGAAGTAAACGCGACCAATCCAAGTTTTCACTACAGGCGCGGATCAGGTGTGCGATATCGGCACCATCAAAGCGATCGCGTGCCATAATGAACGCTTTTGACCAGATCATTTCCTCTGGGGGACATAGCCGAACCGACTGACCTAGAACTTCTTCCTCAATGGCATATTCAAACCAAATATCATCAACCTCACCATTGCCATTAGCACAGTTGAAAATAATATCGACAAAGTCCTCACCACAGAAAACTTTTGCCAACCAGTGAGACGCGGGGAATTCAGTATGATAACCCTGTTGAGAAAATACCTCTAAGATGCGTGAACAATCCCTGGGATGAACAAACAAGTCTAAATCCTTCGTTTGACGTGCAATTTTCGTGTAACGCTTGAACGCATACCCACCACCAACAAGAAACGGGATTTGAGCTTGGCTTAAAACATCAAATGAGCGACAGTAAAAGGCACGGGTTTGAGGATCGAGATCATCTTGGCTGATTTTGTAAGATTGCATCATATAATTTGTTTGTCCCAGAGGCTTTTCTGGCTTTTGGGTACCCTTACATCCTGAAAACCGTTGGGCAACCGAAAGCTTGGTTTCATAATGGTTAATAGTGACCCAGAAGCCAGAGCCTAGCCTCAATCTAGAGACCGAAACCCAATAAAACTCAGCCCTGAAAAATACTCCCAATGAGGCATGAAAGCCATCCATCCCCCTACACCATATAAAGATAAAAGGACTTTAGAGGGAGAAACGGATGGCAGACACACCAGAGGTAGTGCGTTTGGCGGCAGTTGGAGATATCCATTGCACTAAGACCTCTCAGGGTAATTTACAACCCCTGTTCTCAAAAATCACAGAGAGTGCCGATGTACTCCTGCTATGTGGCGATTTAACAGAC of the Allocoleopsis franciscana PCC 7113 genome contains:
- a CDS encoding nucleotidyltransferase family protein codes for the protein MMQSYKISQDDLDPQTRAFYCRSFDVLSQAQIPFLVGGGYAFKRYTKIARQTKDLDLFVHPRDCSRILEVFSQQGYHTEFPASHWLAKVFCGEDFVDIIFNCANGNGEVDDIWFEYAIEEEVLGQSVRLCPPEEMIWSKAFIMARDRFDGADIAHLIRACSENLDWSRLLQRFGSQWRVLFSHLILFGFIYPGERSRIPNWVMNELSQRLQQEVSTPTKEEKLCQGTLLSPLQYEIDVEQWGYEDARLFPKGSMTTAELCEWTAHLKTDKAKD